One Parcubacteria group bacterium genomic window carries:
- the lepB gene encoding signal peptidase I, translated as MAEENSKKSNVFNGKKESYFGVGSFLLEIVKVFILALVIITPIRVFLFQPFFVQGASMEPNFKDGQYLIINELGYKETDIGMGEKQFFSVSSFKELKRGDVVVFKYPKDPKQYFIKRVIGLPGEKIKVSDGKVYIFNKENPEGFILDESGYLPQELKTQGDSTEQLSDNEYFAMGDNRGYSHDSRAFGPVGKEFIVGKVLVRAWPFNNVAIY; from the coding sequence ATGGCAGAAGAAAACTCTAAAAAGAGCAATGTTTTTAATGGAAAAAAAGAGTCCTATTTTGGCGTAGGAAGTTTTTTGTTGGAAATTGTTAAAGTTTTTATTCTAGCTCTTGTAATCATAACTCCAATCAGAGTTTTTCTTTTTCAGCCGTTTTTTGTCCAAGGAGCCAGTATGGAACCGAATTTCAAAGACGGCCAATATTTGATTATCAACGAATTGGGATACAAAGAAACGGATATCGGAATGGGAGAAAAGCAATTTTTTTCAGTGAGTTCTTTCAAAGAGTTGAAAAGAGGCGATGTGGTTGTTTTCAAATATCCAAAAGATCCTAAACAATATTTTATCAAAAGAGTAATCGGCCTTCCGGGAGAAAAAATAAAAGTTAGCGATGGAAAGGTCTACATTTTCAACAAAGAAAATCCAGAAGGATTTATTTTGGATGAGAGCGGATATTTGCCGCAAGAATTAAAAACGCAAGGAGATTCGACGGAACAGCTTAGCGATAATGAATATTTTGCAATGGGAGACAATAGGGGCTATAGCCATGATTCAAGAGCTTTTGGTCCGGTCGGAAAAGAATTTATTGTCGGGAAAGTATTGGTTCGCGCCTGGCCGTTTAATAACGTAGCAATATACTAA
- the hisS gene encoding histidine--tRNA ligase produces MKKVKKVSKKPAAKKLAKKVPEKEPILLQPPRGMRDILPESQPYWEHIRRTLSRLSYEYGFQRIDIPLVEYANLFNRTIGEGTDIVEKEMYAFTTKGGDRVALRPEMTAGICRSYIQNGMNVLPKPIKLFSIGQIYRYDRPQEGRYREHWQGNFDIFGEDNPIMDAHLIQLAHRVVTSLGIKNIQFQINSIGCAQCRKDYRNLLMSYFESRKQKLCQDCKRRLEINPLRILDCKEDKCAQVGLNAPQTVDHLCADCHLHFKNLLEYLDELNLPYVINNRLVRGLDYYTRTVFEIWVNDDGGKNYSLGGGGRYDKLIKMLGGEDTPAIGFGLGLDRLAIEMKRINAKLHKAPTPRVFLAQLGELAKKKSLNMFSELERNGIAVAESFGRGSLKSQLRVADKFKVEITLIIGQKEALDGTVIVKNMKTGSQETVTNEKIINAVKKILKSDIIVSHA; encoded by the coding sequence ATGAAGAAAGTAAAAAAAGTCAGTAAGAAGCCAGCAGCTAAGAAACTGGCTAAAAAAGTTCCCGAAAAGGAGCCGATTCTTTTGCAGCCGCCTCGAGGGATGAGGGATATTCTTCCGGAAAGCCAGCCATATTGGGAACATATCAGAAGAACATTATCCAGGTTATCGTATGAATATGGTTTTCAAAGGATTGATATTCCTTTGGTTGAATATGCCAATCTTTTTAATCGGACAATTGGAGAAGGGACCGACATTGTGGAAAAGGAAATGTATGCGTTCACAACCAAAGGCGGAGACAGGGTAGCTCTTCGGCCGGAAATGACTGCCGGAATTTGCCGTTCATATATTCAAAATGGAATGAATGTTTTGCCGAAGCCGATAAAATTATTTTCCATAGGACAGATTTATCGCTATGACAGGCCGCAAGAAGGAAGATACCGCGAACATTGGCAAGGGAATTTCGATATTTTTGGAGAAGATAATCCGATTATGGACGCGCATCTTATCCAGCTGGCTCACCGAGTAGTGACATCTCTGGGAATTAAAAATATCCAGTTCCAGATAAACAGCATCGGATGCGCCCAGTGCCGAAAAGATTATCGCAATCTCTTAATGAGTTATTTTGAATCAAGAAAACAAAAGCTTTGTCAGGATTGCAAAAGAAGACTAGAAATCAATCCTCTTCGAATTTTGGATTGCAAGGAAGACAAATGCGCTCAGGTAGGGCTGAATGCTCCACAGACCGTCGATCATTTATGCGCTGATTGCCATTTGCATTTCAAGAATTTGCTCGAATATCTAGATGAGCTTAATTTGCCTTACGTTATTAACAATCGCTTAGTCAGAGGACTTGATTATTATACGCGAACTGTTTTTGAAATCTGGGTGAATGATGATGGAGGAAAGAATTATTCTTTGGGCGGAGGAGGAAGGTACGACAAGCTCATTAAAATGCTGGGCGGAGAAGATACTCCGGCTATCGGATTCGGTCTTGGACTAGACAGGCTTGCAATTGAAATGAAAAGAATTAACGCCAAACTGCACAAGGCTCCAACTCCAAGAGTATTTTTGGCACAACTCGGAGAATTAGCCAAAAAGAAAAGTTTGAATATGTTCTCCGAACTTGAAAGGAATGGGATAGCGGTAGCGGAAAGTTTTGGTCGAGGAAGCTTGAAATCGCAACTTAGAGTGGCTGACAAGTTTAAAGTTGAAATAACGCTGATTATCGGGCAGAAAGAAGCCCTGGACGGAACGGTAATAGTGAAAAATATGAAGACCGGATCGCAGGAAACAGTGACGAATGAAAAAATAATTAATGCCGTAAAAAAAATATTAAAAAGCGATATAATAGTTTCACACGCCTAG
- a CDS encoding LCP family protein: MSRNKFLKIFFKIATFTALILAFVWGGYFVFKIGSTGKKISIDNESSSVMNNVGSLISSLIPNSRKMLRGEEDGRTNILLLGTAGKGKPGQNLTDTIMMLSIDTKNKKIALLSLPRDFYAKIADTSFYTKINSIYQYGISRKEYANPIKKTVEEITGSPVHYFIVLDFDGFKKIIDDIGGINISVERDIYDPRYPGPNYSYETFEIKKGLHLMNGETALKYVRERHDDPEGDFGRAKRQQQVMQSTKNKVFSLQTFLNPIALNKLLSDLGENIKTDIGMDEIEGFLDLAKKSDTQNITNAVVDAWKKESILKVSHIPAGGVQAFVLVPRVGNYSEIQDLTQNIFDLDSIRRRKAEIEKENASVTIINQSNYRNLDSKVKDILENKMKIKNIKTVYSGNSGILNNSYVYGKTNGQKIFTLDEIIKILKIRLVGKNDAIIEKQESDLVLVLGNDLGDIDSFEEGNIEEFKNASDSQNYFDLIKK; this comes from the coding sequence ATGTCAAGAAACAAATTTCTAAAAATATTTTTTAAAATTGCAACTTTCACGGCGCTAATTTTGGCTTTTGTTTGGGGAGGATATTTTGTTTTTAAAATCGGAAGCACTGGGAAAAAAATCAGCATTGATAATGAAAGTTCTTCTGTTATGAACAATGTGGGATCATTGATTTCTTCCTTGATTCCAAATAGCAGAAAAATGCTCCGAGGCGAAGAAGACGGAAGAACAAACATCCTGCTTCTCGGAACTGCCGGAAAAGGAAAGCCGGGACAAAATCTCACTGACACAATAATGATGCTCAGCATCGACACAAAAAACAAAAAAATTGCTCTTCTTTCCCTCCCTCGCGATTTTTACGCTAAAATCGCAGACACTTCCTTCTACACCAAAATAAATTCCATCTATCAATACGGCATTAGCCGGAAGGAATACGCCAATCCGATCAAAAAAACCGTGGAAGAAATTACTGGTTCTCCTGTTCATTATTTCATCGTCCTCGATTTTGACGGATTCAAGAAAATAATCGACGACATCGGAGGCATCAATATTTCCGTCGAAAGAGACATCTATGATCCCCGCTATCCCGGACCGAATTATAGCTACGAAACTTTTGAAATTAAAAAAGGACTGCACCTTATGAATGGCGAAACGGCGCTTAAATATGTCCGCGAGCGCCACGACGATCCGGAAGGAGATTTTGGAAGAGCCAAGCGCCAACAGCAAGTTATGCAATCGACAAAAAATAAAGTTTTTTCATTGCAGACTTTTCTGAACCCGATCGCTCTTAATAAATTGCTAAGCGACCTTGGAGAAAATATCAAAACCGACATCGGAATGGATGAAATCGAAGGGTTCCTTGATCTTGCTAAAAAATCCGATACTCAAAATATTACTAATGCAGTAGTTGACGCCTGGAAAAAAGAAAGCATACTCAAGGTTTCTCATATTCCCGCTGGAGGAGTTCAGGCTTTTGTTCTGGTTCCGCGCGTGGGAAATTACAGCGAAATCCAGGATTTGACGCAAAATATTTTTGACCTGGATTCGATTCGCAGAAGAAAAGCGGAAATCGAGAAAGAAAACGCCAGCGTAACGATTATCAATCAAAGCAACTACAGGAATCTTGATTCCAAAGTCAAAGATATTTTGGAAAATAAGATGAAAATAAAAAATATTAAAACGGTTTACTCGGGAAATTCAGGAATCCTAAATAATTCCTATGTCTATGGCAAGACTAACGGGCAAAAAATATTCACGCTGGATGAAATCATCAAAATACTAAAAATAAGATTGGTTGGGAAAAATGATGCTATAATAGAAAAGCAAGAAAGCGAC